One window of the Polypterus senegalus isolate Bchr_013 chromosome 18, ASM1683550v1, whole genome shotgun sequence genome contains the following:
- the tmem251 gene encoding transmembrane protein 251, producing the protein MMNFRQRMGWIGMGLYLLVSVAAFYYVFEINQTYNSLTLEQVAQVPRESQTGLTSWMQSLKSRLLSFPFWMWALIFLVPYLQVFLFLYSCTRAEPKNIGYCIIPIFLAVICNRQQTFSKASNQISRLQLIDT; encoded by the coding sequence ATGATGAACTTTCGTCAGCGTATGGGATGGATTGGCATGGGACTCTACTTACTGGTTAGCGTGGCAGCCTTTTATTACGTCTTTGAGATCAACCAGACCTACAACAGCCTGACACTGGAGCAAGTAGCACAGGTGCCAAGGGAGTCGCAGACGGGACTGACATCCTGGATGCAGAGCCTGAAGAGCCGCCTGCTGTCCTTCCCCTTTTGGATGTGGGCCCTTATTTTCTTGGTTCCTTACCTCCAAGTTTTTCTATTTCTGTACTCTTGCACTCGGGCAGAACCCAAAAACATTGGCTATTGTATTATCCCCATCTTTTTAGCAGTCATTTGCAATCGGCAGCAGACGTTTTCAAAGGCTTCAAATCAGATAAGCAGGTTGCAGCTGATTGACACTTAG